A single region of the Methanomassiliicoccales archaeon genome encodes:
- a CDS encoding cupin domain-containing protein: protein MSSSEKLGTRIRTYRERLGLDVEELAKNSGVDTVLIESIEKGDVYPAINVLVKIARALGQRLGTFMDDQFVNDPLIVAHGDRQEETSSVIGGVEGHYHYYPLGKGKTDRHMEPFFIKIDPCDGKTLSSHEGEEFIIVVSGEVELIYGKATYDLKAGDSMYYNSLVPHYLGAKGDSRAEIYATLFMPF from the coding sequence ATGTCTTCTTCTGAGAAACTTGGAACACGAATCCGCACATATCGGGAGCGTCTCGGCCTTGACGTTGAGGAACTCGCCAAGAACTCGGGTGTTGATACCGTTCTCATAGAAAGCATCGAGAAGGGTGATGTCTACCCTGCTATCAACGTCCTCGTCAAGATCGCACGCGCACTAGGACAAAGGCTGGGAACCTTCATGGACGATCAGTTCGTCAACGATCCACTGATTGTAGCACACGGGGATCGTCAGGAGGAGACCTCCTCAGTCATTGGTGGTGTGGAAGGGCACTATCATTACTACCCCCTGGGCAAGGGAAAGACCGACAGGCACATGGAACCTTTCTTCATCAAGATAGATCCGTGTGATGGCAAGACACTCTCTTCCCATGAAGGAGAGGAGTTCATCATAGTGGTCTCGGGCGAGGTCGAACTGATATACGGGAAGGCCACCTACGATCTCAAGGCAGGGGATTCAATGTACTACAACTCCCTGGTGCCCCACTACCTCGGCGCAAAGGGAGATTCCAGGGCGGAGATATACGCCACGCTGTTCATGCCTTTCTGA